atatttaattaatgtatgattATTGGATTATCTATGTGTAATGTAGTGAAGATGTGTTCTAAGGAACATAAACTAAAGCCAAATAAGATTGAAAATTTGCCAATGTATAGCAAAGAGGTTATGGTTATACCTTGTACTCTAGTTTTGCAAATTCAAATGTTTGTGGGTACTTTTAAGAttgttataaacaaataatacttttttttggtTATGCGTGATCATTGTGCCTTTATTCATATCACTCTAAGATTTGACGTGTTGGTTGAGGAGTAAAGTgagaaaaatatatctattttttgttataaatttttaatataatactgtaaaatatctatttttgaacattattaaaaataatatttttttaagagatatTTTAGATCATAGGTTTGATCTACTTTCTCCACTACAAAACATTAAGTTGATTCTTTCTCAtcagttttttttcttagtttcattATCTCCTCCTCTCTTTTGagtttttgatttctttcttcctctcttctaaAACTTATCTGGTATAAACTTtatcagagtttcttgctagttttgTGATCCTCGAATATTTTTGAGAAGTTATTGTTGTATCCTGGGGaacttgcgcaatacaccgtagataagtccttaaggacagtggtCTACACACCTTAGGAAGCAGTATGAGATTTTGTAAGCATTCTAACAACAATTCTCAAggttgttttaataataattgatatttgtgaatatttattatttttaaataataattagtggaaatattcatatataaatgggattgatgaaatattatattatttagttttcatatatttattttatttataaaatattaaaatttaatctatattttattaagataaattttattaaaattaatttttttattaagttaaattaattaaaaataaaatttaatttatattttatgaatttaaatttaattaaaattaaattttaatttatattatattttatatatttttgtaattttattttaaaattttataaatatatatattatatttatatatatatatatatatatatatatatatatatatatatatatatatatatatatatatatatatatatatatatatatgctagtttttattttttaaacatatttggaaaataatgaatagtttttgttttatatgttggATTCGATCCATTATCATATCTAATGAAgagtcttaaaaaaataaaaatcccttaaaaattatttgtatattatagTGATGAGAGAAAAGATAACATTTTATGATGTTAAAAgttattagttttataattagCTTAATCTCAAGATTGGAATGGCGGTAACAAATATAGACAGTTATTTGATAACTCATCTAATAAATCTTAATACAAAAGTGATCAAGTATCCAAGTCGTTTTccaattaattttgtataaaaatttcaCTTGTATTAATACTTATAAAAGTGTGAAAAAAAAGGTTagaaatataaacattaaataaaaaaagaagttttaaaacaataaaaaaaaagacatgttAATTGTAAGGGTCTATAATTTCTAAGGGCTATTGGGCCTTAGAAAAGGGGCAGTCAGGCCCATAAACCTGTGGTGATTCAGCTTAGAGGGGAGGGGCTTTACTTTTCAGAAAACTAGTTTCCCATTCTGCAtatttcccttctctctctagaataGGAACTTTGCCCTAACCAAGTTTCTTCCACCTTCTCTCTAATATTACAGCAAATTGAACCGTTAAATTTCTAAATTGATACTGCCAAATCATTCCTGGAGTCAAGAGCTGCTGAACCATTCCACCAAGAGCTGCTGAACCATTCCACCAATCTTGCTGCTGAACCATTCCACCAATCTTGTGTTTCAGTGGGTGAGTAGTTTTACCCTTTTTCCACTGTTTCTAGACTTTAGGGTAGGTAACTTAGTTAGTTTCTTGTTCCTTATGCTTGTTTCCTTTCATTCTCTTTGTTCTAGCTTAAAGAGCTAGAAAAATCCATCACCCATTTGGTGATTCGAAAATTCTGTGAGCATCTGTGAGGGTCTTTTCTGTAATCTGAACAAGGAAACTCAGAGGTAAGGGGAACTAACTATATAAGTATTTTGTTGTTCTGATTAATTCctgaatttatgagaaaatatgttgaattgcGTTTGTACACTGGTTAACTCTGTTTTAATGCTCTATGGATGTTAAATTTAACTGTGgtatattgtttgatatttaattgtctCTGTTTTAAGTATTTGGTCTTGGAATGTTCTGAACCTTTGGTTCATTCTCTACGTTTGATTGTGATTGTTATAATCTGCCTGGAATTGTGTTGCTGAACTGACTTTCATTGAATTGATGATCCTGTTTGTATATTGGTTATGGTGTGCTCTGAAGGAAATTGACGAATCTGGTTGCTGGAAGAAGTTGGGGGTGATACTGATTTGATGGAAAATATGGGTTGAGTGTAGCCTCAGGTCTTGTGAGAGGAATGTATAACTTTGGAAAAAATATAGAGTTCTTAGGCTAGTTATATAACCAGCAAAGAAATTGGATAGTGAGGTGAGGTTAGGAGCAAGCAttctataaaaatgaataatttaacaagtaatttcataattaaNAAaacattgtaaattattttgagataatatgtatcataatatattatattattgacgtatagattatatatataatatataacatgatGAGGGTTTAAGTACtgtaacattaatattaatatatgtatattacaTATacgtaaaatatatatattagttagtATAcgtaacatatatattaattaatataatataggtattatttaattacgtaggttgaattatattaatataatatagttacgtataatattatataacagtacgtatgttattattttttattaatataatatagttttatatataataataggttgtataatataattttataatattataatatgaatgtggtttaatataaattaaaaatgtttctgtaatggtttaatagaaaatttataatagaagtataatttaatataattattataatatagttgaAGGAAACATGGTTTTATATTTGTACAGCGTCTAGGTATtggaaataaattgtaaaagattATGGAATTGATTAACTTAGATTAATTCAGggaatgattattttaaaatttgtgattggtgaataaggtattgttgagattatgtatatgttgattgtgataaaaaaagaataaaatatatatatatatatatatatNNNNNNNNNNNNNNNNNNNNNNNNNNNNNNNNNNNNNNNNNNNNNNNNNNNNNNNNNNNNNNNNNNNNNNNNNNNNNNNNNNNNNNNNNNNNNNNNNNNNNNNNNNNNNNNNNNNNNNNNNNNNNNNNNNNNNNNNNNNNNNNNNNNNNNNNNNNNNNNNNNNNNNNNNNNNNNNNNNNNNNNNNNNNNNNNNNNNNNNNNNNNNNNNNNNNNNNNNNNNNNNNNNNNNNNNNNNNNNNNNNNNNNNNNNNNNNNNNNNNNNNNNNNNNNNNNNNNNNNNNNNNNNNNNNNNNNNNNNNNNNNNNNNNNNNNNNNNNNNNNNNNNgacgagtcaagtctagaaattTGCATGCTTAGGTGATATTTCTGAATCTGTTTGAGATAAGTTGTTCTTGTATGTTGCATGTTTAATACAACtgtatgattttatataattagctcacccttgccttGTTTGTTGGTGTATgttgtatgtattttttttgcaatgatcattcattttttaatgttgtatctattttgaaaaactctaGCATTTTTTCAcgtgttttaatttcttctagCTTTCTGGATTACTGTAACCACAacctaaatatttttcttactcTTAGGCTGTTCTCTTTTATTATGTATGATGAcgtcttttaaattatataattataagttatattttgggatgtcacattaatCATCTAATTCTttcatatcatttttttaattcttttaacttaTAAAGAGAGATATCCAATTAACTACATAAACTTCACTTAACTCATTAAAACTCTCATTAATACAAAGTGTATATGATTGAGGTTCTTGTTATACTTTACACATTCCAAACATTTATGActaaagtaaaaatttatttttctatcttttcagtAAGCAAATCAATATACaagattgaattaattaaacaaatgtaaattaattcatttagtTTCTCATTTCTTTCAAGCATATACAGGATAAGTACTTTATTACACTACATGTGTTCTAAGTATATATATGTgaggatttatttatttactcccacaaaatattatcataattaagcAAGCTGACCATAATCTTAATTAAAGATTAAGATTGAGTTATTAACAAGCATTATAAGACAATTCTAAAAATAGAAatcataatttgaaaagaagaaataaaaatatatgttatgtatgaagagaataaaagaataatctTATAAATGTGTATAACCTCATAAAGTTATACCTTTTCGCCTCCCTACGCTCACTACAATGCACTCTATCatctaaatctaaaaaaaacagaaacgACTTCTTCAACCCGTCTACTTcaccattttctattttatcaaccaaaaacaaaaaaaaaaaaaaaaacttaacgcCCCTAAATTGTTGACAGAATCTCACTAGATATTCCAACGGCACCTAAAAGTAGAAACCATTcaaattggaaagaaaaaacatgaacaaacatcaaatttaccagttgtagCCATTCTCTATAAACATCGGAAATTCGTAAAAATAAATCTATCTACTCTGTTTTGGACCTAATTAGAAAATACTATATAGCCCGTAAAACCAATACTAAATATACAAAGTCCCGGAAAAAATTGGACTGGCCAGAATGTATAGATTGAAGCCGCTTATATGAAGCACATTGAACAAGTATACCAAGTCATTTCCTATATTCCATAAACTCCCATGTCAGAATTGAAATGAAAGCAAACATAGAACTTATTTCAGCCAGCTGCAACAAGCTCGTTCAGTAAAATCtcaaacaaactaaaatttacaaaatttagttttactAATCACGTACATAAGTAGGCACTTCATCTAGTTAATTCTAACACTCTGCCAAACAAAATGCACGACTACTAGCTTGATTCCTCCACATCCTCATCCTTAGCTTTAGATTTCCCCTCATCAGCAATATGAAAACCCTCAATCTTGCGTGAAACCTCATCTGCAGCTACCTTCACCTTATCAATTGATCCATTTGCAGACAAGGCCTCCGAATCATCGAGAGTCAATGGGCCAGTCTGCCATATTCTGATGGTTCCATCCTCAGATCCAGAGGCATAGGATTCTCCACCAGGAGAAAAACGAACACAATGGACAGGACCATGGTGCCCCTTGTTGCATGCTGCCACATAGATTGATCATCAAAACAACATACACACAATAAAGGATTAAAGAACTAACGGTCAGTAACTCACCAATCTCATTGCCTGTATGGAAATCAAAAACATGAACCCACATATCTTCTCCTCCTGCAACGAACTTGTTCCCAAACTTAGGCTCCAGTGAAACTGATTCCACGGTGCAGGGCATATCATAGCTCTTCACCAGTCCATAGCTGAAAACAAAGGTAACTAAGATGTTAAACCATATAAGCAGATTTGGGAAAAAAACAAAGATCATAAGTCTTGTACTTACTAATTAGCATCCCAAAATTTTACAGTAGAACCATCAGCAGTCGTAATATAACGGCCATCCTGACTCACTTCAGCACTTGTCACAGATGACTTGGTTTCAAGTGTCTGGACTATTTTACCACTTCTTACATCCCATAACCTGTGAAACATCAACTAGATTCAGTGCAATTTATATTCAATGCTAACATGTAtaccaataaataaaaacaagaaagcTAACACAATTTACAACACAGGCAAACTTTCAGCATCAAAAACCAATGAACAATATACCTGACTCCTCCCATATCGGTACAAGAACTCAATATTGTCTGGTCACTATGAAGCCAGGCAACAGTTCTGACAGAACCAGGGGATTTATCCACTTCTCTAGGTGGTGCATCAGGCCGATTCATATCATAGATGCGGAGAATTTTTTCCACTCCCCCAGTGAGCAAAAGGTGAGTATCCTGCTCCAAGGTATAAAATGTCAATGAATACGAAAATGTAAGCATTTGTAGGCGAAATCCATATAAGTGGGATGGAAAAAGTATAATTGCAAGACATGCGCAAACACTAACTATGCGAAAGGATTTGTTTTGATATTGAATTTCACAATtcaaaggaatttaaaatgaatggGAATAATATTACTAGGAttaaatttctttcatttttacaaTACTTTCCTTAATTTAAAGAGTAATGTAAAATTCCTAAACTTTTAAGCGTTATTTAAAATTCCAACATTTCACTTAAAAAAAGACAATGAAATTctcatcattttaataaattctttgGATTTAACATACAAACAAGCCATTTTGATgtatgatatttaaaataaatgctCAAAGCATTAGACAATTTTCAAACAGaaccttaataataatatttacctaaaatttaaaaacaaaacatacagATCCATACAACTTCCAGAGGAACTAAACTTTccacattttgaaaatttgaatttagcGGTTTATGGAATCAGTGAGCATTTTGGCTACCCTTCTTCCCTTATATGTTGTGTGCCTCCCCTCACTATCCTACGAAAATTGGATTTACAGTGAATGTCTAATGAACCCTTGAATACCCAGCTAAAAGCTTAAATTGTTAACAGATGTATCTTCCTACATTGAAAACTTGACCTTATGAACTTTTTGATTTGGTCACTTCtgcattattttatattgtacaATGATACTTTGTTTTCATGATTTGCTTCATTATGAAGTTCGAACATCGGATATATATTATTGtagaattatattttctttggatACTGTAGTTaagtgtttaaaattttaatattgagtTCATATTTAGTTTACTCTTACATCTTTATGGACCCTCAATGAGTCTACAAAAATTCTATAGTATGATGCCAGAGGTTTGGATTGTTGGAACTTGGAAATGCAGCAGAATCAAAATTCCTAAAGTTCTAACGTTATTCAGCATTAGGGGTGTTCAGAATAAAACCAATCCACAAAAACGAAAACCAAtccaaaaatcaattaaaaccaAAAGCATTTAATTGATTTGGATTTTCTTTATGGAACACTTTGGAACTGATTCAGTTTGAACTGAACCAAAGTCAAcaatctaaatatcattataatacttattatttGACTCGTATCAGAGAGATGTAAGAGGGAAACCTAACTTGACTTATCCTTATAAATTAGTAGCAAAGTAGTAGtatgtttaatatatacatGGGGTAGAGTTACAGTTATCTACGTGGTGTAAATATTACATCATTTATCTTGGGAGATATCTAGTATTTATGTCACCGTATATCAATATAACATACacctttgttttttgtttttcctttgtaGTAAAAGGGTACCTCACCTTTATATTTTACTCTAGTTCCTTTGCTAATACgacaaaaaaaggaaagataCTAGTCTATCTAAATAAATAGTTGAATAATATACAATATCGAAGAGAACAGATTTTTAATTACAATGGCgcatgaaatgaaaattttcatcaTGATATAGCATCGGCCTGTCATGTCAAAAGGATAAGGCTAGGTAAACGGactgataaaaaattataaacaaaactaaaagtcaatccaaaccaaaccaaaccgcAAAAATTGGTTTGGCTTTTGATTTCCTTCATGTTCAAAAAGCAATCcagatataattttaatgtttagttCAGATGTACTTTTAATCAAAAAGACCGAACGGAACCAAACCACATCGTGACACATCTATACAACATGCAATAGTGCTGGCAACAAACAAATGCCAATGTCTTCTAAATCAATGGAGTAACTACTTGTATGAAATCAAATGAATTGAATCTCAATTCATGTCAACTACCATGGTCCAAtttattttatgcttttatAAGTCATTGAtttatcaatgaaaaataaattaacgcATCTAAATCTACCTCTGAAAAGGCACATGCTCGAACAATGTGCTTGTGCTCAAATGAGTGC
This genomic stretch from Vigna radiata var. radiata cultivar VC1973A chromosome 7, Vradiata_ver6, whole genome shotgun sequence harbors:
- the LOC106769145 gene encoding serine-threonine kinase receptor-associated protein; the protein is MDKKKVAVPLVCHGHSRPVVDLFYSPVTPDGFFLISASKDSSPMLRNGETGDWIGTFEGHKGAVWSCCLDTNALRAATASADFSTKVWDALTGDELHSFEHKHIVRACAFSEDTHLLLTGGVEKILRIYDMNRPDAPPREVDKSPGSVRTVAWLHSDQTILSSCTDMGGVRLWDVRSGKIVQTLETKSSVTSAEVSQDGRYITTADGSTVKFWDANYYGLVKSYDMPCTVESVSLEPKFGNKFVAGGEDMWVHVFDFHTGNEIACNKGHHGPVHCVRFSPGGESYASGSEDGTIRIWQTGPLTLDDSEALSANGSIDKVKVAADEVSRKIEGFHIADEGKSKAKDEDVEESS